AGTATTCGTAGTGGATACATTATGCATGGCTCTAAAGCGCTCGAAGGACCGGGACGTGTGTGGCTTACAGTCCATCGCTTTACAAATGCAGCATCGGGGGGTTCTGGGGAAGCTCTTTGCTAAGGCTGACAAGGAAGCAACGCTCAGGTGAAGACAGTGGAGGTCCTTCACAATTTAGATTTGCTCCAACGCATGCCAGAATGTCACCAGCTTCACCAAAGCTACGGTGGCTGCACGTGGGCAGAGCTGCCCGAATCCGTGGGCTCTACCCAAATTCCCAAGTCCTTTTGGGCTCTGCATCATACAATTAAAACAGAGACTGTGTGAAACCAAGCAGCACGAGGCAGTTGGATACggacaaaaataaatagctaaAATGAAAGGGAAGTCAAAGACAAGACAGCAATCCTTCATCACCGTGACCTGGAAGAAAATCCTGATATCCATCAGAACACAGTGCCTgattctgcagagcagctcGTTATCACAGGAAGATGAAGTTGCTCAGCACCACACTGAATCAAGCATTGAACGAAGCAGtgccacaaaaataaaataaattaaaaaaccttttttgaTTCCTCTTCCAACCACCCttttcaaaagaggaaaacccaaccctaaaacATGCcctaaaataattaaagtttCCTAAATACAAAAGCAACTTATTTTGAACGggaagaggggcaggggaaCTGACTGTCTCAGAATAGCCTATGTCTGTTTGCACCAGTTTGGGGTCTGCTCCCACACTTACACTCATGCTTAGCTTTATACCCATTAACTCTAATGGGGCAATTAATACTTATAAATTAAGAATGAGTGTAAGTGTCTGCAGGATGAAGGCCTCAGTCAGGAACCTGGCTTGCCGAATGAGTTGCTGGCGCTCACACTTTCTCTTCAGATTTTGGAGAtcctttgaaatacttttttgttttgtttttggttttcccctcttcaaacacaccccataaAAATCAACGTGGCAGGTTTGCAATGAAGAGTTCCTTCTTCCAATCTCCAGAACCCGCAGGTCCCGCATACAGCTCATCTTTTAAAGACACTAGGAAAAATTAATTGCCAATTAGAGCAACATCCATGAGATCATCATCTTCTTCCCCGATCAAAAACTCAGGGCTAGCCCGGGATGGTCGCTCGGCTGAAAGGATAGCGCTGCTCGTCATGGAAAGAGACTGGTCAGCTGAAATTGGGGACTTGGACCAGCTCTCCGGCTTCATGCTGTGGGATTTCTTCTTGTCTCTGTCTTTATCCCGATCCCGATCTCTGTCCCGGTCTttgtctttcacttttttcttctcttttttgtgCTTCTTGTGTTTTTCTGAGCTATATTCAGGCAAAGGCCTAATGCCATCgtcagagctggggctgttctgATAGGATTTCTCTGCTATGGAAGAGCCCGACTCGCTCTCACTGTCTATGTTTTGGGGAGTGTATGCTGGTGACTTACTGTGGCTGGGAGAGCAGCGTTCGTGTTTTGGAGTAGATCCACTGATCAGAGGAGACCCATAGCTTTTGGAAGAAGCCATCTGAGGCCTTAGGCTATCcccacctccttccccaggTTTCTGCAAAGTTACTTTGGCTTTAATGCTAGGGGAACCACCGTCGTGTTTGCTGATGATAATTTTGGCCACTCCAGTGCTTCCAACATTTTTGGAATCTGAAGTCTTCTTGGAAGACTCAACAGATCCTCCAGAAACAGAGACTTTTGACTTCTCTTTGTCACTCTTCTCACGTTTGCCCTGGAACTCCCCCCCAGACATATTGTGTTTAGAGGACATAGTATGGCTTGAGGAATTGGAACTTGGCCCCATTTGTCCATCCATCGGGTCATCTCCACCAGGCCCACTAGTGACAACCCCATGTTTCAGTTTGTCTATGACTGCAGTCAGCGATGGCTTCTTGTTTCTGCTCGGAGACTTGCCTTTGGAACTTCCATGCTGGTTCTGAGATGAAGACATGGAAGACCCACTAGAcgaaaaggaagatgaagatgCCGTCGAAGAATTGGATGAAGGAGGTGGTTTCTGTGACATAGACCCAGAGGATCCCATTCCTGAAGACGATTTCATACTTGAGCTCGATCCAGTCCCAGACATGTGGGAGCCTCCGGAACCTGAACTGATAGGTGACTTTGCTTTAGATGATGGGGGAGTACCTGGGACAGGTTTCATGGGAGAAGCAAGCTTGTCAGAACCTCCCGAGGGTCTTGAATGAGAAGGAGAGATGTTTGGTTTACTCATGGAAGGGTTCATAAGTGACGATGGCTTTCCTTGAGGTTTCATCTTGGTGCTTCCAGAACCACTGCTGAGGCCGTGTTTGGTGATGGGGGAGGATCCAGGCTTTCCCACCGACTGAGCCGAACTTTTGGACTGACCTGAACTTGAGCTGCCTTGGCTTGAGTAGAGGCTGCTGCTCATCTTTGAGCCAGAAGACCCTTCtgatttgctgcttttaattttgcctgaggttgaagaggaggaagaagaggacGAGGAAGAAGAATGGCCATGGTGGCttttgctgctggaggaggtgaCAGAGCCACTACTGGTATACTGGCCATGTGAAGACGGTTTGCCAACAGTCACTGTTCCTTTTGGGATCTGAATGGTTATTTTTGGAATAGGAGGAGTAGCTACACCGGGAGGAGTCTGAGATCTGCCTGAGCTCCCAGGAGATTTGGACCCACCTGTGCTGGCTGGTGGTGTGAAAGGCCTGTTTGATGAACTGTGAGATGGAGATTTCCCATCTGTCTCCTGCTTCTTCCGCTTTGGAAGTTTCTCTTTACTTTTACCATCACTGGAAGGCGTCCGGCTGCGCTTCCCTGGCTTCCCATCTATGCCGGGACCTGCCATGTTACTTCCAGAACCATTGCCTTCCTTTACCCGTTTCTGAgacttttcttttcctaaatcCCCTGTATTCAGCAAAGGGCTCTGACCTCCACTGTGATGCTCCATGATGTCAGAGGACCCCAGTGCTTTGCTTGCAGCTGCAATAATACTAAAATCTACCGTATCAGACTGATTGCTCcccttaaatttattttccccccCATCAGCCCCCAAGACTTGCACCCCCAAAGTAGTTAGAGCCTGGGATGCATAGCCCTTGAAATCATCGGTGTCTCCACTCTGACTACTCTCATCAAAGTACTCCTCCCCAAAGCCACTTTGACTCTGACTGTTCAGCAAGTCAGGATTGAAATCTACtccatctggaaaaaaatggtttgaagAATCGCTGTTGGGGCTCACAGCAGCGTCTGCTATGAGGTCTGCTGGATCTGTGTACGGGTTCTCGCTATTGTTCGTCTGAAAAACATCTGGGTCAAAGAGGGCACTTTGTGAATGTCCTGAACTAGAAGAGTCTCTTACTGGAGTCCCAATGGGCGGGCAGTCCTCGTTAGTGGTGGGGAGCTTGGAAGCCTCCTCTGCTATATCTGAAAGGATATCAGTAACATCAGCTCCAATGCTGTCCGAACTAGAAAGTCGAACCATTCTCTGAATACTGGGCTGCGAGTGAGGTATAGGCTGTGGGTATGTAGTAGGAGGAGTGCTGCATTGGCTGGGTGCTGGAGTAATATGAGGGGTGTCCAGGGTGTCTGCAGTCATGTTGACATCAAAAATGGGATTCTGGGAGTCAACATCCATTGAAAAGAGCTCCCTCTGGAAATCATCCTCAGTCTGATGCTTGGGCTTGTCGGCCGGCATGCgggacttttttttcttttgcttattcCCCCCAGGGCCCATTTCCATTCTGGGGGAGCCAGAGGAAGAGTTCTGCCTTTCGAGAGGGCTGCTCCCATACAGAGTGGAGAAATCCTGAGGGGGATTCTCTTTAAGAAGGTTCATGAGCATGGGGTGGTTCTTGGTGTTGCTTGCTGGTGAGGATACTGGTGGTGGTGTGTGATGGGGAGGGGTTGGACTTGAGCCAATGGTAGACCCCACATTCCCTGTGATCTGCAACAAACTAGTGAGAATAGGGTTCTGAGACACTTTGCTGAAGTCCTCCCCATGGCCCACCGAGTCATGCCTCTCTTTCATGCTTATGCTCATGTTAAACAAAGTAGTGATGGGCCCCCCAGGAAAAGTGTTTGTTGGGGTAGTGGTACCACTCATTGGGTTGCTGCCTGTGGTCATGCCATaccctgggctgctggctgggggaagatttttcttcacCATATCTTCTACTGTCTCTGCAATGAGGGACAAGGCTGGTGTGTCTGCTTGAATCGTTTCTGCTTTCCTACGAATTGCTCTCATGGTGACAGGAATGGACATACATCTGCAAGACACAAGGCAAAGTGGTTAGTGTGCGTTTTGCTGCCCTATAGCAGTGTTCGCTGAAGATTTTTTAACAACCTCGTCAGACATAAAAGCAAGCAGTAAGGCTCTTGGGCAAAAAAGAGCAACAGGTCCAGGCACAGTAAAcgccctgctgctctgcttgtaTTTACACTTATCCCATCACACTTACCTAGCCACAAGACAACTGTGCCTTTATGCATTGCCTTGCAATCACAAAGGGAGAATTAATCAACCAATTAACTCTAATAACTAACAGCTGACAGATCATGATCTTGCAGTTAAAGCACAGGATGCAGTCTGGGTGGTTACCCTGACTCTGCCAGAAAACACCTTTGCCTGAGCTTGGCAAACCTAATTTCCTGCAACCCTGTAAAACGTCAACGATAATGCCATGTTCTGCTCAAGGACAACAAGCCTGTAATGCTTGGAAAGCAAAGCCAGCTATTCTCACTCCAAAGGTCTGTGCTGTGCCCTCTTAACATTCTGCCGTGTTCTGAATGGTGGCTAGGGCAGGGGAGCCTTGACAAAAGGCCTGTGTAAATGACAAACGGCAGGGGAGCACTTCCATGTTTTATAAAAGGTAGAAAGCAACCGACTACAGTAGAAGGCATAAATAGGTAGGCACCTTGGAGACACGCTCAAAAATAAGTAGCTATGGTTCAGCGGCTGGAATGGAATTTTCAATAGGGCTCCAAGCTTTCCTCTCTGCCAAACAACTAAAACTCACCCACAAACAGAAAGGCTCCTAAACCACCAGAATAAATATGAGACAGACACAGAGTTCATCTGTAGAATTTGGAGGGCGCGGTGGCACAAAGAAAATCTAGCTTACCTTTGAACAACTTTGGCAATGAAATCATCTGTACAGATAAGAGCATCGGACAGCCCTTTGTACAGCTTACAGTTCACGTGAGTAGAGTCTTGCACATCCATTACCACTAAAAGGGAAGGCATTTGGAAGAGATCAAAATCCTGGTTACAGTGGAAGAAGACCCTGCCATCCTTCCTGTAAACACACTCAGGCTTTTACTGAGTCCACTTACCACACACTAGGGAGTCATTCACAGGATGCTGGAAGGATACACTAAAGCAGGAGTCAGAGAGAGGACAAACTTCAAACTGCAGGATCCCAGGAGAATCTGAAAGACACGGGAACCATTAAATTAGGGAACACGAGAGATGAACCAGCTGAATACCCCcatatagaagaaaaaacccaacaaggaAAGCAGCACAGGCCCAATTTCTTCCTCCTACACCTCAGAAAATTACCCAGGGTTTCTTATCCACACATACTAGGCCAGTTGATGTGGTACCCAccttcttttaaaactgttcgCTTGACACAGCTGCCAATCAGCGTGTTGTACGCCACCTGATGTCTGATCAAATTGAGGATGAGAGGAACCCGTCCAGGGTGCTGGAAGGCGATTTTACTAATCAGAGTTCCTTGAAGGCTTCTTCCATCTGGGAGAGGAGCATCTTTGTTCAGAAAGTAACAGTGCTGCTGTCCTGGAAGAGCCTGACAAACAATTTCTGCTTTACTCCAACTACTGCTGGGTACAAGGCAATAACAGACATCTAGGAA
This DNA window, taken from Falco peregrinus isolate bFalPer1 chromosome 18, bFalPer1.pri, whole genome shotgun sequence, encodes the following:
- the MED1 gene encoding mediator of RNA polymerase II transcription subunit 1 isoform X2, encoding MKAAPGGAEETEKLNKMSTLLERLHAKYNQARPWTETMKLVRQVMEKRVVMNSGGHQHLVSCLETLQKALKVSSLPAMTDRLESIARQNGLGSHLSANGTECYITSDMFYVEVQLDPTGLLCDVKVAHHGENPVSCPELVQHLREKNFDEFSKHLRGLVNLYKLPGDNKLKTKMYLALQSLELDLSKMAGMYWQATNANPLDKILRGSVGYLTPRSGGLLMNLKYYVSPYDLFEDGTGASVILHENNVPRSLGMNVSVTVEGTMAMYKLPIAPLIMGSHPVDSKGTPSFSSITSANSVDLPACFFLKFPRPIPVSRAFIQKLQGCTGIPLFDTPPTFVPLYELITQFELSKEADPLPLNHNMRFYAALPGQQHCYFLNKDAPLPDGRSLQGTLISKIAFQHPGRVPLILNLIRHQVAYNTLIGSCVKRTVLKEDSPGILQFEVCPLSDSCFSVSFQHPVNDSLVCVVMDVQDSTHVNCKLYKGLSDALICTDDFIAKVVQRCMSIPVTMRAIRRKAETIQADTPALSLIAETVEDMVKKNLPPASSPGLLQITGNVGSTIGSSPTPPHHTPPPVSSPASNTKNHPMLMNLLKENPPQDFSTLYGSSPLERQNSSSGSPRMEMGPGGNKQKKKKSRMPADKPKHQTEDDFQRELFSMDVDSQNPIFDVNMTADTLDTPHITPAPSQCSTPPTTYPQPIPHSQPSIQRMVRLSSSDSIGADVTDILSDIAEEASKLPTTNEDCPPIGTPVRDSSSSGHSQSALFDPDVFQTNNSENPYTDPADLIADAAVSPNSDSSNHFFPDGVDFNPDLLNSQSQSGFGEEYFDESSQSGDTDDFKGYASQALTTLGVQVLGADGGENKFKGSNQSDTVDFSIIAAASKALGSSDIMEHHSGGQSPLLNTGDLGKEKSQKRVKEGNGSGSNMAGPGIDGKPGKRSRTPSSDGKSKEKLPKRKKQETDGKSPSHSSSNRPFTPPASTGGSKSPGSSGRSQTPPGVATPPIPKITIQIPKGTVTVGKPSSHGQYTSSGSVTSSSSKSHHGHSSSSSSSSSSSTSGKIKSSKSEGSSGSKMSSSLYSSQGSSSSGQSKSSAQSVGKPGSSPITKHGLSSGSGSTKMKPQGKPSSLMNPSMSKPNISPSHSRPSGGSDKLASPMKPVPGTPPSSKAKSPISSGSGGSHMSGTGSSSSMKSSSGMGSSGSMSQKPPPSSNSSTASSSSFSSSGSSMSSSQNQHGSSKGKSPSRNKKPSLTAVIDKLKHGVVTSGPGGDDPMDGQMGPSSNSSSHTMSSKHNMSGGEFQGKREKSDKEKSKVSVSGGSVESSKKTSDSKNVGSTGVAKIIISKHDGGSPSIKAKVTLQKPGEGGGDSLRPQMASSKSYGSPLISGSTPKHERCSPSHSKSPAYTPQNIDSESESGSSIAEKSYQNSPSSDDGIRPLPEYSSEKHKKHKKEKKKVKDKDRDRDRDRDKDRDKKKSHSMKPESWSKSPISADQSLSMTSSAILSAERPSRASPEFLIGEEDDDLMDVALIGN
- the MED1 gene encoding mediator of RNA polymerase II transcription subunit 1 isoform X3, which produces MSFPFQSCPELVQHLREKNFDEFSKHLRGLVNLYKLPGDNKLKTKMYLALQSLELDLSKMAGMYWQATNANPLDKILRGSVGYLTPRSGGLLMNLKYYVSPYDLFEDGTGASVILHENNVPRSLGMNVSVTVEGTMAMYKLPIAPLIMGSHPVDSKGTPSFSSITSANSVDLPACFFLKFPRPIPVSRAFIQKLQGCTGIPLFDTPPTFVPLYELITQFELSKEADPLPLNHNMRFYAALPGQQHCYFLNKDAPLPDGRSLQGTLISKIAFQHPGRVPLILNLIRHQVAYNTLIGSCVKRTVLKEDSPGILQFEVCPLSDSCFSVSFQHPVNDSLVCVVMDVQDSTHVNCKLYKGLSDALICTDDFIAKVVQRCMSIPVTMRAIRRKAETIQADTPALSLIAETVEDMVKKNLPPASSPGYGMTTGSNPMSGTTTPTNTFPGGPITTLFNMSISMKERHDSVGHGEDFSKVSQNPILTSLLQITGNVGSTIGSSPTPPHHTPPPVSSPASNTKNHPMLMNLLKENPPQDFSTLYGSSPLERQNSSSGSPRMEMGPGGNKQKKKKSRMPADKPKHQTEDDFQRELFSMDVDSQNPIFDVNMTADTLDTPHITPAPSQCSTPPTTYPQPIPHSQPSIQRMVRLSSSDSIGADVTDILSDIAEEASKLPTTNEDCPPIGTPVRDSSSSGHSQSALFDPDVFQTNNSENPYTDPADLIADAAVSPNSDSSNHFFPDGVDFNPDLLNSQSQSGFGEEYFDESSQSGDTDDFKGYASQALTTLGVQVLGADGGENKFKGSNQSDTVDFSIIAAASKALGSSDIMEHHSGGQSPLLNTGDLGKEKSQKRVKEGNGSGSNMAGPGIDGKPGKRSRTPSSDGKSKEKLPKRKKQETDGKSPSHSSSNRPFTPPASTGGSKSPGSSGRSQTPPGVATPPIPKITIQIPKGTVTVGKPSSHGQYTSSGSVTSSSSKSHHGHSSSSSSSSSSSTSGKIKSSKSEGSSGSKMSSSLYSSQGSSSSGQSKSSAQSVGKPGSSPITKHGLSSGSGSTKMKPQGKPSSLMNPSMSKPNISPSHSRPSGGSDKLASPMKPVPGTPPSSKAKSPISSGSGGSHMSGTGSSSSMKSSSGMGSSGSMSQKPPPSSNSSTASSSSFSSSGSSMSSSQNQHGSSKGKSPSRNKKPSLTAVIDKLKHGVVTSGPGGDDPMDGQMGPSSNSSSHTMSSKHNMSGGEFQGKREKSDKEKSKVSVSGGSVESSKKTSDSKNVGSTGVAKIIISKHDGGSPSIKAKVTLQKPGEGGGDSLRPQMASSKSYGSPLISGSTPKHERCSPSHSKSPAYTPQNIDSESESGSSIAEKSYQNSPSSDDGIRPLPEYSSEKHKKHKKEKKKVKDKDRDRDRDRDKDRDKKKSHSMKPESWSKSPISADQSLSMTSSAILSAERPSRASPEFLIGEEDDDLMDVALIGN
- the MED1 gene encoding mediator of RNA polymerase II transcription subunit 1 isoform X1 — protein: MKAAPGGAEETEKLNKMSTLLERLHAKYNQARPWTETMKLVRQVMEKRVVMNSGGHQHLVSCLETLQKALKVSSLPAMTDRLESIARQNGLGSHLSANGTECYITSDMFYVEVQLDPTGLLCDVKVAHHGENPVSCPELVQHLREKNFDEFSKHLRGLVNLYKLPGDNKLKTKMYLALQSLELDLSKMAGMYWQATNANPLDKILRGSVGYLTPRSGGLLMNLKYYVSPYDLFEDGTGASVILHENNVPRSLGMNVSVTVEGTMAMYKLPIAPLIMGSHPVDSKGTPSFSSITSANSVDLPACFFLKFPRPIPVSRAFIQKLQGCTGIPLFDTPPTFVPLYELITQFELSKEADPLPLNHNMRFYAALPGQQHCYFLNKDAPLPDGRSLQGTLISKIAFQHPGRVPLILNLIRHQVAYNTLIGSCVKRTVLKEDSPGILQFEVCPLSDSCFSVSFQHPVNDSLVCVVMDVQDSTHVNCKLYKGLSDALICTDDFIAKVVQRCMSIPVTMRAIRRKAETIQADTPALSLIAETVEDMVKKNLPPASSPGYGMTTGSNPMSGTTTPTNTFPGGPITTLFNMSISMKERHDSVGHGEDFSKVSQNPILTSLLQITGNVGSTIGSSPTPPHHTPPPVSSPASNTKNHPMLMNLLKENPPQDFSTLYGSSPLERQNSSSGSPRMEMGPGGNKQKKKKSRMPADKPKHQTEDDFQRELFSMDVDSQNPIFDVNMTADTLDTPHITPAPSQCSTPPTTYPQPIPHSQPSIQRMVRLSSSDSIGADVTDILSDIAEEASKLPTTNEDCPPIGTPVRDSSSSGHSQSALFDPDVFQTNNSENPYTDPADLIADAAVSPNSDSSNHFFPDGVDFNPDLLNSQSQSGFGEEYFDESSQSGDTDDFKGYASQALTTLGVQVLGADGGENKFKGSNQSDTVDFSIIAAASKALGSSDIMEHHSGGQSPLLNTGDLGKEKSQKRVKEGNGSGSNMAGPGIDGKPGKRSRTPSSDGKSKEKLPKRKKQETDGKSPSHSSSNRPFTPPASTGGSKSPGSSGRSQTPPGVATPPIPKITIQIPKGTVTVGKPSSHGQYTSSGSVTSSSSKSHHGHSSSSSSSSSSSTSGKIKSSKSEGSSGSKMSSSLYSSQGSSSSGQSKSSAQSVGKPGSSPITKHGLSSGSGSTKMKPQGKPSSLMNPSMSKPNISPSHSRPSGGSDKLASPMKPVPGTPPSSKAKSPISSGSGGSHMSGTGSSSSMKSSSGMGSSGSMSQKPPPSSNSSTASSSSFSSSGSSMSSSQNQHGSSKGKSPSRNKKPSLTAVIDKLKHGVVTSGPGGDDPMDGQMGPSSNSSSHTMSSKHNMSGGEFQGKREKSDKEKSKVSVSGGSVESSKKTSDSKNVGSTGVAKIIISKHDGGSPSIKAKVTLQKPGEGGGDSLRPQMASSKSYGSPLISGSTPKHERCSPSHSKSPAYTPQNIDSESESGSSIAEKSYQNSPSSDDGIRPLPEYSSEKHKKHKKEKKKVKDKDRDRDRDRDKDRDKKKSHSMKPESWSKSPISADQSLSMTSSAILSAERPSRASPEFLIGEEDDDLMDVALIGN